One Simonsiella muelleri ATCC 29453 DNA window includes the following coding sequences:
- the iscA gene encoding iron-sulfur cluster assembly protein IscA: MITVTENAASHIQNFLVKRGKGEGIRIGVKTSGCSGMAYTLEFVDEIDSDDTVFEQSGVKIFIDPKSLVYLDGTQVDYTKEGLQEGFKFENPNVKESCGCGESFHV; the protein is encoded by the coding sequence ATGATTACCGTAACTGAAAATGCAGCCAGTCACATTCAAAATTTTTTGGTCAAACGCGGAAAAGGCGAAGGCATTCGCATTGGCGTCAAAACCAGCGGTTGTTCTGGAATGGCTTATACTCTTGAATTTGTTGATGAAATTGATTCAGATGACACCGTATTTGAACAATCTGGTGTGAAAATTTTCATTGACCCCAAAAGTTTAGTCTATTTAGATGGCACGCAAGTGGATTACACCAAAGAAGGCTTACAAGAAGGATTCAAATTTGAAAATCCAAATGTGAAAGAAAGCTGTGGTTGTGGCGAAAGCTTCCACGTTTAA
- the iscU gene encoding Fe-S cluster assembly scaffold IscU, which yields MAYSDKVIDHYENPRNVGSFDKGDESVGTGMVGAPACGDVMRLQIKVNEQGVIEDAKFKTYGCGSAIASSSLITEMVKGKSLDEALAIKNSDIAEELELPPVKIHCSILAEDAVKAAVADYKKKHSA from the coding sequence ATGGCATACAGCGATAAAGTGATTGACCACTACGAAAATCCCCGCAACGTGGGTTCATTTGACAAAGGCGATGAGTCGGTCGGCACAGGCATGGTGGGCGCACCTGCTTGCGGCGACGTGATGCGCTTGCAAATCAAAGTGAACGAACAAGGCGTGATTGAAGATGCCAAATTTAAAACTTATGGCTGCGGCTCAGCCATTGCATCATCTAGCCTGATTACCGAAATGGTTAAAGGCAAAAGTTTAGATGAAGCATTAGCCATTAAAAACAGTGACATCGCCGAAGAGTTGGAATTGCCCCCCGTGAAAATTCACTGCTCTATTTTGGCAGAAGACGCGGTTAAAGCGGCGGTTGCTGATTATAAGAAAAAGCATAGCGCGTAA
- a CDS encoding Fic/DOC family protein, with translation MYNARLAHEQTVYDRLIIAGTPYFKNKMNLQGVELETFEARLVSIKTITRPTLTTFRLPEIQLLHKHLFSELYEWAGELRQYTTGRGEIPFCRPEFIVSFYGDVWRKLQNEQFLRGLNREDFAQRSAYYCSEFNAVHPFIEGNGRITRLLLQDLAATNGYRISMTALESDKGAWYAAMKAAFEAADTRLLAKLILSAME, from the coding sequence ATGTATAACGCCCGACTCGCCCATGAACAAACCGTTTACGACCGTTTAATTATTGCAGGAACGCCGTATTTCAAAAATAAAATGAACTTACAAGGCGTGGAATTAGAAACATTTGAAGCACGTTTAGTCAGCATTAAAACGATTACGCGCCCGACTTTAACGACTTTCAGGCTGCCTGAAATCCAGTTACTGCATAAACACTTGTTCAGCGAATTATACGAATGGGCAGGCGAATTGCGCCAATACACCACAGGACGCGGCGAAATCCCGTTTTGTCGCCCCGAATTTATCGTATCGTTTTACGGCGATGTGTGGCGCAAATTGCAAAATGAACAATTTTTGCGCGGCTTAAATCGTGAAGATTTTGCTCAACGAAGCGCATATTATTGCAGCGAATTCAATGCGGTACACCCATTTATTGAGGGCAACGGCAGAATCACGCGCCTGCTGTTGCAAGATTTAGCCGCAACCAACGGCTACCGCATTTCCATGACCGCATTGGAAAGCGACAAAGGCGCGTGGTATGCTGCCATGAAAGCCGCTTTTGAAGCCGCAGATACGCGTTTGTTGGCAAAATTGATTTTGTCGGCAATGGAATAA
- a CDS encoding IscS subfamily cysteine desulfurase — protein sequence MTIKTPIYLDYAATTPVDKRVAEKMIPYLTELFGNPASSSHSFGWVAEEAVETARKNIADLINADSKEIVFTSGATESNNLAIKGAAHFYQSKGKHLITVKTEHKAVLDTMRELERQGFEVTYLGVQENGLIDLEELKAAIRPDTILISVMWVNNEIGVIQNIPEIGKICREHKIIFHVDAAQACGKTPIDVEAANVDLLSMSAHKIYGPKGIGALYVRRKPRVRLEAQMHGGGHERGFRSGTLPTHQIVGMGEAFRLAKLELEQDTAHALKLRQIFLDGIKDIEEVYINGDLENRVATNLNVSFNFVEGESLIMAVKELAVSSGSACTSASLEPSYVLRALGRNDELAHSSLRITFGRMTTEDEVKFAAELIKSQIGKLREMSPLWEMFKDGVDLSTVEWAEH from the coding sequence ATGACCATCAAAACACCCATTTACTTAGATTACGCTGCCACTACACCCGTTGATAAACGTGTTGCTGAAAAAATGATTCCGTATTTAACTGAATTATTTGGCAATCCAGCTTCTAGTAGCCACAGTTTCGGTTGGGTCGCCGAAGAAGCAGTAGAGACCGCTCGTAAAAATATCGCCGACTTAATCAACGCAGACAGCAAAGAAATCGTCTTCACCAGTGGCGCAACCGAATCCAACAACTTGGCAATCAAAGGTGCAGCGCACTTTTATCAATCAAAAGGTAAGCATTTAATCACCGTCAAAACCGAACACAAAGCCGTGTTAGACACCATGCGTGAATTAGAACGTCAAGGTTTTGAAGTAACTTATTTGGGTGTGCAAGAAAATGGTTTGATTGATTTAGAAGAACTCAAAGCCGCTATTCGTCCCGATACCATTTTGATTTCGGTGATGTGGGTGAACAACGAAATCGGTGTGATTCAAAACATTCCCGAAATCGGTAAAATTTGTCGTGAACACAAAATTATTTTTCATGTGGATGCAGCCCAAGCCTGTGGTAAAACACCTATTGATGTAGAAGCTGCCAACGTGGATTTGCTGTCTATGTCGGCGCACAAAATCTACGGTCCGAAAGGCATCGGCGCATTATACGTTCGCCGCAAACCTCGCGTACGCTTGGAAGCGCAAATGCACGGTGGCGGACACGAACGCGGCTTCCGTTCTGGCACATTACCGACACACCAAATCGTAGGCATGGGCGAAGCTTTCCGATTGGCAAAATTGGAATTGGAACAAGACACGGCACACGCTCTAAAATTACGTCAAATTTTCTTGGACGGTATCAAAGACATTGAAGAAGTGTACATCAACGGCGATTTGGAAAACCGCGTGGCAACCAATTTGAACGTGAGCTTTAACTTTGTGGAAGGCGAAAGTTTGATTATGGCGGTGAAAGAATTGGCGGTATCTAGCGGTTCGGCGTGTACTTCAGCCAGCCTAGAACCCAGCTACGTTTTACGCGCACTCGGTCGCAATGACGAATTGGCGCACTCATCGCTACGCATCACTTTTGGTCGCATGACAACCGAAGACGAAGTGAAATTCGCCGCCGAACTCATCAAATCGCAAATCGGCAAATTGCGCGAAATGTCGCCGTTGTGGGAAATGTTTAAAGACGGCGTGGATTTGAGTACGGTTGAGTGGGCAGAACATTGA
- the iscR gene encoding Fe-S cluster assembly transcriptional regulator IscR, which produces MRLTTKGRFAVTAMIDLAMNAQDHAVKLNAISERQHISLSYLEQLFSKLRRAGLVESIRGPGGGYILGKAADQINIAQIIAAAEDCLDATLCSGKANCQSGSPCLTHNLWANLNHTINSYLSSITLASLLEQPPPDTNSQVVKLTYIH; this is translated from the coding sequence ATGCGACTAACAACCAAAGGGCGATTCGCCGTAACCGCCATGATAGATTTGGCAATGAACGCACAAGACCACGCCGTCAAACTCAACGCCATCAGCGAGCGACAACATATTTCACTTTCTTATTTAGAACAATTGTTTAGCAAACTTCGCCGCGCAGGTTTGGTGGAAAGTATTCGCGGGCCAGGTGGTGGCTATATTTTGGGAAAAGCCGCCGACCAAATTAATATCGCGCAAATCATCGCAGCCGCCGAAGACTGTTTGGACGCAACCTTGTGCAGTGGCAAAGCCAATTGCCAAAGCGGTTCGCCGTGTTTAACCCACAATTTATGGGCAAATCTCAATCACACAATTAACAGTTATTTGAGCAGCATCACACTGGCCAGTTTATTGGAACAACCACCACCCGATACGAATTCTCAAGTGGTTAAATTAACTTATATTCATTAA
- the purF gene encoding amidophosphoribosyltransferase — translation MCGVFGMIAHEPVNQMLYDGLQMLQHRGQDAAGIVTTQGNRFHMHKGKGMVREVFRTRNMRELHGNAGIAHVRYPTAGNAGSSAEAQPFYVSSPFGIVLAHNGNLTNTAELYQEVYAQYLRHVNTQSDSEVLLNVFAHELRVAVSGSPTPLNLSVDDIFQAVSQVQAKVRGAYAIVALIAGYGLVAFRDPNGIRPLVLGKRVENDGKTSYAVSSENIAFSSLDFKLERDVGAGEAIFITLDGQLFSKQCTKKHQLSPCLFEYVYFARPDSVIDGVSVYQARADMGITLAKKVKREIDVNEIDVVMPIPDTSRPSAMELARYLGKPYREGLIKNRYIGRTFIMPGQATRKKSVRQKLNPIPSEFAGKNVLLVDDSIVRGTTSREIVDMVRASGAKKVFFASAAPEVRFPNVYGIDMPTREELIAHQRSAVEIAHEINADVCVFQDLHDLEQAIRHLNPEIDGFDSSCFSGCYVTGDVNEAYLNELSASKHSPKQNLPMPTLIDYSVSVEDDDN, via the coding sequence ATGTGCGGTGTATTTGGTATGATTGCCCATGAACCTGTTAATCAAATGCTATATGATGGCTTGCAGATGCTGCAACATCGGGGTCAAGATGCAGCTGGTATTGTTACCACGCAAGGAAATCGTTTTCATATGCATAAAGGCAAAGGCATGGTGCGCGAGGTCTTTCGCACACGCAATATGCGTGAGTTGCACGGCAATGCAGGCATTGCTCATGTGCGCTACCCAACGGCTGGCAACGCAGGAAGTTCTGCGGAAGCACAGCCGTTTTATGTGAGTTCGCCTTTTGGTATCGTGTTGGCACATAATGGAAATTTAACCAATACCGCCGAATTGTATCAAGAAGTGTACGCACAATATTTGCGTCATGTGAATACACAATCGGATTCCGAAGTTTTGTTAAACGTATTTGCTCACGAGTTGCGTGTGGCGGTTTCAGGCAGCCCGACACCATTAAATTTATCGGTTGATGATATTTTTCAGGCTGTCTCGCAAGTTCAGGCCAAAGTACGCGGCGCATATGCTATTGTGGCATTGATTGCGGGTTATGGTTTGGTGGCATTTCGCGACCCGAATGGTATTCGCCCATTGGTTTTGGGCAAACGCGTAGAAAATGATGGCAAAACGTCCTACGCCGTGAGTTCTGAAAACATTGCATTTAGCAGTTTGGATTTTAAATTAGAGCGTGATGTTGGTGCAGGTGAAGCCATTTTCATCACATTAGACGGACAATTATTCAGCAAACAATGCACCAAAAAACATCAATTGTCGCCTTGTTTGTTTGAATATGTATATTTTGCGCGACCTGATTCAGTAATTGATGGCGTTTCGGTTTACCAAGCGCGTGCGGACATGGGCATCACGCTGGCTAAAAAAGTAAAACGCGAAATTGATGTCAATGAAATTGATGTGGTGATGCCTATTCCCGATACCAGCCGTCCAAGTGCAATGGAATTGGCACGATATTTGGGTAAACCATATCGCGAGGGCTTGATTAAAAATCGCTATATTGGACGGACCTTTATCATGCCTGGACAAGCCACGCGCAAAAAATCGGTACGTCAAAAATTGAATCCGATTCCAAGCGAATTTGCAGGTAAAAATGTGTTATTGGTCGATGATTCCATTGTGCGTGGCACAACCAGTCGTGAAATTGTGGACATGGTACGCGCATCAGGGGCGAAAAAAGTATTTTTTGCATCGGCTGCACCTGAAGTGCGGTTTCCCAATGTGTACGGCATTGATATGCCTACGCGTGAAGAATTAATCGCGCATCAACGCAGTGCAGTAGAAATTGCCCATGAAATCAATGCTGATGTGTGTGTGTTTCAAGATTTGCACGATTTAGAACAAGCCATTCGCCATTTAAATCCTGAAATTGATGGTTTTGATTCATCGTGTTTTAGTGGTTGCTATGTAACAGGCGATGTGAATGAGGCGTATTTGAACGAATTATCCGCCAGTAAACATTCACCCAAACAAAATCTACCCATGCCTACGCTGATTGATTACAGCGTGAGCGTGGAAGATGATGATAATTAG
- a CDS encoding CvpA family protein gives MDNNITISAFTLFDVLALCSVIACIASAAMRGVMAEVLAFGGWLLSLTVARSLCNIIAEKAFSNLQPHEMAVVISFVLIFVSMRILLHFLHYCLDYFIKIANLSRLNRVFGGLIGLLKGLLIVSLTVLVCSFTTLPESESWQIAKTSKFFERMAKLLAPTLPDFLREQVIFPPRIGDVDESITNENSKNDNHSAPNKKKNKRNLPEPTSIEPTELRYY, from the coding sequence TTGGACAATAATATAACCATTTCCGCCTTTACCCTTTTTGATGTACTCGCACTGTGTAGCGTCATTGCGTGCATTGCGTCGGCAGCGATGCGTGGCGTAATGGCTGAAGTACTGGCATTTGGTGGCTGGCTGCTGTCGCTGACTGTGGCGCGGTCTTTGTGTAATATAATTGCGGAAAAAGCTTTTTCCAATCTACAACCACATGAAATGGCAGTGGTAATTTCTTTCGTATTGATATTTGTCAGTATGAGGATTTTGCTGCATTTTCTACACTATTGTTTAGATTATTTTATTAAAATTGCCAATTTATCGCGCTTGAATCGGGTTTTTGGTGGTTTGATTGGTTTACTAAAAGGATTGTTGATTGTGAGTTTGACAGTACTGGTTTGCTCGTTTACCACACTGCCTGAAAGCGAAAGCTGGCAAATTGCCAAAACATCAAAATTTTTTGAACGCATGGCAAAATTACTCGCCCCTACCTTGCCTGATTTCTTAAGAGAACAAGTGATTTTCCCACCCAGAATCGGCGATGTAGACGAATCCATTACCAATGAAAATTCTAAAAATGACAACCATTCTGCACCCAATAAGAAAAAAAATAAACGTAATTTGCCAGAACCCACGTCTATTGAACCAACAGAATTGCGTTATTATTAG
- a CDS encoding SPOR domain-containing protein, with protein MAQRHQRQKSSRQHSELNAYIQSDKQPENTTQTDESDVEILEEVHYVIEEEYEQLQRRNRRRLVGAGALVLVAGGLFAAATTSNMPAPKLVTTDQNPYVKTEILRPDNGASAVANYDLSANAEEMSDDTPLIQTQLPKKSATTAALDTNKDDKAVTLTASEKAAQDARLQREKAQRIALRRKQEAERQAQLAQNNSSANNNATATKAAPKATNPTNNNVAVSTAKSTAPAAADQAEAKRKAREDEQRQRKAQALASKAESERAAKEIAAAEKIHQAQLAADKARVAERSKILGNNNTATKPETNNNTSSDKIQQEKQRAQRIADERTKANKQIAIQAGSFADKAQAQKMQQQLKGMNYSAGIEEVKTEKGTVYRVKTGKFANKDEADNALKNMKDKGVKGIIVGQ; from the coding sequence ATGGCTCAACGACATCAACGACAAAAATCATCACGTCAGCATTCTGAATTAAACGCATACATTCAGTCAGACAAGCAGCCTGAAAACACCACTCAGACTGACGAGTCTGACGTGGAAATTTTGGAAGAAGTCCACTATGTCATTGAGGAAGAATACGAACAATTACAACGCCGTAACCGCCGCCGTTTGGTAGGGGCGGGTGCATTGGTGTTGGTGGCGGGCGGTTTATTTGCAGCAGCGACCACCTCCAATATGCCTGCGCCTAAATTGGTAACGACCGACCAAAATCCGTATGTGAAAACAGAAATTTTGCGTCCTGATAACGGTGCGTCTGCTGTTGCTAATTATGACTTATCAGCCAATGCAGAAGAAATGAGCGATGACACGCCCCTTATCCAAACCCAATTACCCAAAAAATCTGCAACCACCGCTGCATTGGATACGAATAAAGATGACAAAGCAGTAACACTAACTGCCAGCGAAAAAGCCGCACAAGACGCTCGCTTGCAACGCGAAAAAGCACAACGCATTGCCTTACGCCGCAAACAAGAAGCCGAACGCCAAGCCCAATTGGCACAAAATAATTCATCTGCCAATAATAACGCCACCGCAACCAAGGCAGCCCCAAAAGCCACCAACCCAACCAATAATAATGTTGCCGTCAGTACAGCCAAATCCACCGCGCCAGCCGCAGCCGACCAAGCCGAAGCTAAACGCAAAGCGCGTGAAGACGAACAACGTCAACGCAAAGCGCAAGCCTTAGCAAGCAAAGCTGAATCCGAACGCGCCGCCAAAGAAATCGCCGCCGCCGAAAAAATTCATCAAGCACAATTGGCTGCCGATAAAGCACGTGTTGCCGAACGCAGCAAAATTTTAGGCAATAACAATACCGCCACCAAGCCCGAAACCAATAACAACACCAGCAGCGATAAAATTCAACAAGAAAAACAACGCGCTCAACGTATTGCCGATGAGCGTACCAAAGCCAATAAACAAATTGCCATTCAAGCTGGTTCATTTGCCGATAAAGCACAAGCCCAAAAAATGCAGCAACAACTCAAAGGCATGAACTATAGCGCAGGCATTGAGGAAGTGAAAACTGAAAAAGGTACAGTCTATCGCGTTAAAACAGGTAAATTCGCCAACAAAGATGAAGCAGACAATGCCTTGAAAAATATGAAAGATAAAGGTGTGAAAGGAATCATTGTTGGACAATAA
- the folC gene encoding bifunctional tetrahydrofolate synthase/dihydrofolate synthase, which yields MQQRNLTQWLTHLETAHSNGLIDMGLTRVAHVKHAMQLQPTCPVIIVGGTNGKGSTCAFLSQIYAQAGYKVGTLTSPHLLKFNERITINTHPVSDEQIVAAFERIELARDKISLTYFEFNTLAAVDIFQREHVDVMILEVGLGGRLDAVNIFDADCAIVTSVDLDHQQFLGDTIEQVAYEKAGIFRSAKPAICGQNPPPQNLVNHANEIGAELILFKKDFFFSKLENQQWSFHFSGSLKTRNRNALPIPALRGGYQLNNASCALAAIECLHERLPVDLGAIKRGLLMAENIGRFQVLPGRPICVLDVGHNPHAARALRQSLCSLPFAQHRIAVFSMLADKDIDGVLATVKDQFDEWYIAPLHLPRGMNLTDLQTKLQQHQIDHVKSFENIQAACTAALSAATENDRIVVFGSFHTVAEAMAVCK from the coding sequence ATGCAACAACGCAATTTAACACAATGGCTCACGCATTTGGAAACTGCACACAGCAACGGCTTAATTGACATGGGTTTAACGCGTGTCGCTCATGTGAAACACGCCATGCAATTACAGCCAACTTGCCCCGTGATTATCGTGGGCGGAACGAATGGCAAAGGTTCAACTTGCGCCTTTTTATCGCAAATTTACGCGCAAGCTGGCTATAAAGTCGGTACCCTTACCAGCCCCCATTTACTCAAATTCAATGAACGCATTACCATCAACACCCACCCCGTTAGCGATGAACAAATTGTGGCGGCATTTGAACGAATTGAATTGGCACGTGATAAAATTTCATTAACTTATTTTGAGTTCAATACGTTGGCAGCGGTTGATATTTTTCAGCGCGAACACGTTGATGTGATGATTTTGGAAGTTGGTTTGGGTGGGCGTTTGGACGCGGTGAATATTTTTGATGCAGATTGCGCCATTGTTACCAGTGTGGATTTGGATCATCAACAGTTTCTAGGCGATACCATTGAACAAGTCGCATATGAAAAAGCAGGTATTTTCCGCTCTGCCAAACCCGCGATTTGCGGACAAAATCCACCGCCACAAAATTTGGTGAATCACGCAAATGAAATTGGTGCAGAATTGATTTTATTCAAAAAAGATTTCTTTTTCAGCAAACTAGAAAATCAACAATGGTCATTTCATTTTTCAGGCAGCCTGAAAACACGTAATCGCAATGCGTTGCCCATTCCTGCGTTACGTGGTGGTTATCAGTTGAACAACGCCAGTTGCGCATTAGCGGCGATTGAATGTTTACACGAGCGTTTGCCTGTGGATTTGGGCGCGATTAAACGTGGTCTGTTAATGGCGGAAAATATTGGGCGTTTTCAAGTTTTGCCTGGTCGTCCCATTTGCGTGTTAGACGTGGGACACAATCCGCACGCGGCACGTGCATTGCGTCAAAGTTTATGCTCACTGCCATTCGCACAACACCGAATTGCGGTGTTCAGTATGTTGGCAGACAAAGACATTGATGGCGTTTTAGCAACAGTCAAAGACCAATTTGATGAATGGTATATTGCGCCTTTACACCTACCACGTGGCATGAATTTAACTGATTTGCAAACAAAATTACAACAACACCAAATTGACCACGTAAAATCTTTCGAGAATATTCAGGCAGCCTGCACGGCAGCCTTATCAGCTGCAACGGAAAATGATAGAATCGTTGTTTTCGGTTCATTCCACACGGTGGCGGAAGCCATGGCGGTGTGCAAATAA
- a CDS encoding dihydroneopterin aldolase, whose translation MDKIFLRGMHLETLIGVYEWERQNRQSLVFNLEIGLKDTFKNNDEISETVHYGVVHERLRQHLHEQQFLLLESLANDVAQFLFQTFVEIAWIHLQIIKPGILPNVQEVGVEIERYANAQE comes from the coding sequence ATGGACAAAATATTCCTGCGCGGTATGCATTTAGAAACGCTGATTGGCGTGTATGAATGGGAGCGTCAAAATAGGCAATCTCTTGTATTTAATTTGGAAATTGGTTTAAAGGACACTTTCAAGAATAATGATGAAATCAGTGAAACTGTACATTATGGCGTGGTACACGAGCGATTGCGCCAGCATTTGCATGAACAACAATTTTTGTTATTAGAGAGTTTGGCGAATGATGTGGCACAATTTTTGTTTCAGACATTTGTAGAAATTGCGTGGATTCATTTGCAAATCATCAAACCAGGCATTTTGCCGAATGTGCAAGAAGTGGGTGTGGAAATTGAACGTTATGCGAATGCACAAGAATGA
- a CDS encoding lipoprotein-releasing ABC transporter permease subunit — MGLETWIGLRYLRAKKRSGFMSFISMISMVGITLGVVVLILVLSVVNGFQKEIRGQLLNIAPHAEIGYIQTEENDTWQNLQKLVVDKKGVISTAPYVAGQALLASSGEVRGAQIRGILPDMETKVVDYGNKMVSGSFNDLKDDEFGIILGSGLAESIGAEKGGKITIITPEGNVTPAGVVPRLKQFNVVGIVKTGVDEADSSLAITHLADAQKLYRLGNEGVALRLRLADPQNAPAFMSEIVPKDLLDKIWVRNWTDNNRSYFNAVEMEKRLLTLLLTCIIVVAVFNLVSSLVMAVTEKQSDIAILRTLGMSPRGVMKIFIVQGMVAGILGTFFGVIFGLLLAWKIGTIVSFVEQIFGVHFVASQVYFINYLPSDIQAADVIGVAVISLILSFLATIYPSLSAAKTQPAEALRYE, encoded by the coding sequence ATGGGATTAGAAACTTGGATAGGTTTACGTTACCTACGCGCCAAAAAACGTAGTGGTTTTATGTCATTTATCTCCATGATTTCCATGGTGGGCATTACTTTGGGCGTGGTGGTTTTGATATTGGTGCTGTCTGTCGTGAACGGCTTTCAAAAAGAAATTCGTGGACAATTGCTCAACATCGCTCCCCACGCAGAAATCGGTTACATTCAAACTGAAGAAAACGATACTTGGCAAAATTTACAAAAATTAGTCGTTGATAAAAAAGGCGTTATTTCTACCGCACCTTATGTAGCAGGACAAGCCTTATTGGCCAGTTCTGGCGAAGTACGTGGCGCACAAATTCGCGGTATTTTGCCAGACATGGAAACCAAAGTCGTGGATTATGGCAACAAAATGGTTTCAGGCAGCTTCAACGATTTGAAAGATGATGAATTTGGTATCATTTTGGGTTCAGGGCTGGCTGAAAGCATTGGCGCAGAAAAAGGCGGCAAAATTACCATCATCACACCCGAAGGCAACGTAACGCCTGCTGGTGTTGTGCCACGTTTGAAACAATTTAACGTGGTGGGTATCGTCAAAACGGGCGTAGATGAAGCAGATAGTTCGCTTGCTATCACGCATTTAGCAGACGCACAAAAATTGTATCGTTTGGGTAATGAAGGCGTTGCATTGCGTTTGCGTTTGGCTGATCCACAAAATGCGCCAGCTTTCATGAGCGAAATTGTTCCCAAAGATTTGCTAGACAAAATTTGGGTACGCAATTGGACGGATAATAATCGCAGTTATTTCAATGCAGTAGAAATGGAAAAACGGTTATTAACTTTGTTATTAACGTGTATTATTGTGGTGGCGGTATTTAATTTGGTGTCATCGTTGGTGATGGCGGTTACCGAAAAACAATCTGACATTGCGATTTTGCGAACTTTGGGTATGTCGCCGCGTGGCGTGATGAAAATTTTCATTGTACAAGGCATGGTGGCTGGTATTTTAGGGACATTTTTTGGTGTGATTTTTGGTTTATTATTGGCGTGGAAAATTGGCACAATAGTTTCATTTGTAGAACAAATATTTGGTGTACATTTTGTGGCTTCACAAGTGTATTTTATTAATTATTTGCCAAGTGATATTCAGGCTGCCGATGTGATTGGCGTGGCGGTCATTTCATTGATTTTATCTTTCTTAGCAACGATTTACCCAAGTTTGAGTGCGGCCAAAACTCAACCAGCAGAGGCATTGCGATATGAATAA
- the lolD gene encoding lipoprotein-releasing ABC transporter ATP-binding protein LolD, with amino-acid sequence MNNQPIISCQNVGKIYEDGTLHVEVLQNLTFDVNAGESVSIIGASGSGKSTLLHILGGLDKPTSGSVQLMGRHLGSLNQTQLGHLRNQYLGFVYQFHHLLAEFSALENVMMPLLIGKMSRNEAEAQAAAMLERVGLKQRMLHRPTELSGGERQRAAIARALVKRPTCILADEPTGNLDRKNALNILDMMLELKNELQTALVVVTHDDELATRFERVLTMTEHGLQPY; translated from the coding sequence ATGAATAATCAACCCATTATTTCTTGCCAAAACGTTGGCAAAATCTACGAAGATGGTACGTTACACGTTGAAGTATTGCAAAATTTAACGTTTGATGTGAACGCTGGCGAAAGCGTCAGTATCATTGGCGCATCGGGCAGTGGCAAGTCCACATTGCTGCACATTTTGGGTGGTTTAGATAAACCGACTTCAGGCAGCGTGCAATTAATGGGGCGGCATTTAGGCAGCCTGAATCAAACGCAATTAGGGCACCTGCGTAATCAATATCTTGGGTTTGTTTATCAATTTCATCATTTATTGGCAGAGTTTAGTGCATTGGAAAATGTGATGATGCCGCTTTTGATTGGCAAAATGTCGCGCAACGAAGCCGAAGCACAAGCGGCAGCGATGTTGGAGCGCGTGGGTTTAAAACAACGAATGTTGCATCGTCCTACTGAATTATCGGGTGGTGAGCGTCAAAGGGCAGCGATTGCACGTGCGTTGGTCAAACGTCCCACGTGTATTTTGGCGGATGAGCCCACAGGTAATTTAGACAGAAAAAATGCGTTGAATATTTTGGATATGATGTTGGAATTGAAAAATGAGCTGCAAACTGCACTGGTGGTGGTAACGCATGATGATGAATTGGCGACTCGCTTTGAGCGTGTTTTGACCATGACGGAGCATGGTTTACAACCTTATTAG